From the genome of Cryptococcus tetragattii IND107 chromosome 6, whole genome shotgun sequence, one region includes:
- a CDS encoding ATP synthase subunit alpha, mitochondrial, with the protein MRAAIRNSLRGAVAQTARARVAPLAVRTYATAKPAASEVSSILEGRIAGASAGGDVQETGRVLTIGDGIARVYGLRNVQAEEMVEFSSGVRGMCLNLEADNVGVTIFGNDRLIKEGDTVKRTGQIVDVPVGPGLLGRVVDALGNPIDGKGPIKAAGRTKAQLKAPGILPRRSVHEPMQTGLKSVDSLVPIGRGQRELIIGDRQTGKSAVAIDTILNQKKWNDGADESKKLYCVYVAVGQKRSTVAQLVQTLEQNDAMKYSIVVAATASEAAPLQYLAPFSGCAMGEWFRDNGKHALIIYDDLSKQAVAYRQMSLLLRRPPGREAYPGDVFYLHSRLLERAAKMNADYGAGSLTALPIIETQGGDVSAYIPTNVISITDGQIFLEAELFFKGVRPAINVGLSVSRVGSAAQTKLMKSVAGSLKLYLAQYREVAAFAQFGSDLDASTRYLLNRGARLTELLKQPQYSPMPTEVMAPLIYAGVNGMLDKIPVEKITAWEKSFTELLKSQHGALLEKLGGGVLTKEIEEEMKKIIDGHVADFIA; encoded by the exons ATGCGCGCCGCTATCAGGAACTCCCTCAGGGGTGCTGTCGCCCAGACC GCCCGAGCCCGTGTCGCTCCTCTTGCTGTCAGGACCTACGCTACCGCCAAGCCTG CTGCTTCCGAggtttcttccatcctcgaGGGCCGAATTGCTGGCGCTTCTGCCGGTGGTGACGTCCAGGAGACTGGTCGTGTCCTTACCATTGGTGACGGTATCGCCCGTGTCTACGGTCTCCGAAACGTCCAGGCCGAGGAAATGGTTGAGTTCTCTTCCGGTGTCCGAGGCATGTGCTTGAACTTGGAAGCCGACAACGTCGGTGTTACTATCTTCGGTAACGACAGGTTGATCAAGGAGGGTGACACTGTCAAGCGAACTGGTCAAATTGTCGATGTTCCCGTTGGTCCCGGTCTTCTTGGCCGAGTTGTCGACGCTTTGGGTAACCCCATCGATGGCAAGGGCCCTATCAAGGCTGCAGGCAGGACTAAGGCCCAGCTCAAGGCCCCTGGTATTCTTCCCCGACGATCCGTCCACGAGCCCATGCAGACTGGTCTTAAGTCTGTCGACTCTTTGGTCCCT ATTGGTCGTGGTCAGCGAGAGCTTATCATTGGTGACCGTCAGACTGGTAAATCCGCTGTCGCCATTGACACCATTCTTAaccagaagaagtggaacGACGGTGCCGACGAGTCCAAGAAGCTCTACTGTGTCTACGTTGCCGTTGGCCAGAAGCGATCTACCGTCGCTCAGCTCGTCCAGACCCTTGAGCAGAACGATGCCATGAAGTATTCCATCGTTGTCGCTGCTACCGCCTCTGAGGCCGCTCCCCTCCAGTACCTCGCTCCCTTCTCTGGTTGTGCCATGGGCGAGTGGTTCCGTGACAACGGCAAGCACGCTTTGATCATCTACGATGACTTGTCCAAGCAGGCCGTTGCCTACCGACAGATgtctttgcttcttcgacGACCCCCTGGTCGTGAGGCTTACCCCGGTGAC GTTTTCTACCTCCactctcgtcttctcgaGCGTGCCGCCAAGATGAACGCCGACTACGGAGCTGGTTCCCTCACTGCCCTCCCCATCATTGAGACTCAGGGTGGTGACGTGTCTGCCTACATTCCCACCAACGTTATTTCCATTACCGACGGTCAGATCTTCTTGGAAGCTGAGCTTTTCTTCAAGGGTGTCCGACCCGCTATCAACGTCGGCT TGTCCGTCTCTCGAGTCGGTTCCGCCGCCCAGACCAAGCTTATGAAGTCCGTCGCCGGTTCTCTTAAGCTCTACCTTGCTCAGTACCGAGAAGTCGCTGCCTTCGCTCAGTTCGGTTCCGACCTTGACGCTTCTACCCGATACCTCCTTAACCGAGGTGCTCGTCTCACTGAGCTCCTTAAGCAGCCCCAGTACAGCCC TATGCCCACCGAGGTTATGGCTCCTCTTATCTACGCTGGTGTTAACGGTATGCTCGACAAGATCCCCGTCGAGAAGATCACCGCTTGGGAAAAGTCCTT CACTGAGCTCCTCAAGTCTCAGCACGGTGCTCTCCTCGAGAAGCTCGGTGGTGGTGTCTTGACCAAGGAgatcgaggaggagatgaagaagatcatcGATGGCCACGTCGCCGACTTCATCGCTTAG